One window of Athalia rosae chromosome 4, iyAthRosa1.1, whole genome shotgun sequence genomic DNA carries:
- the LOC105687561 gene encoding cytochrome b5-like: MSILYTADEVAEHNVENDLWIIIHNGIYNVTKFLKEHPGGEEVLINLAGSDGSDCFDAIGHSTEAIQLREMYKIGDLAGVEGGEIKGRGESVSSTDDEKNLMASHTHRSNDADLEEPWDYVEHEEKSSPWLPIFLGLGVLVYAIIFSYIF; encoded by the coding sequence ATGTCGATTTTATACACCGCCGACGAAGTTGCCGAGCACAACGTGGAGAATGACCTCTGGATAATCATTCATAACGGTATTTACAACGTGACGAAATTTCTAAAGGAGCATCCGGGAGGCGAAGAAGTTCTGATAAATCTTGCCGGGAGCGATGGTTCCGATTGTTTCGACGCAATCGGTCATTCAACGGAAGCGATTCAGCTACGCGAGATGTACAAAATCGGCGATTTGGCAGGTGTCGAAGGCGGTGAAATCAAAGGAAGAGGAGAATCGGTTTCATCTaccgacgacgagaaaaatctAATGGCATCTCATACGCATCGCTCGAACGATGCCGACCTCGAAGAGCCCTGGGACTACGTGGAACACGAAGAAAAGAGTTCGCCATGGTTACCGATCTTTCTAGGCCTCGGTGTCCTCGTCTACGCGATTATCTTCTCTTACATATTCTAA